Genomic window (Fodinibius salicampi):
AAAAGAACAAACCCAATACCGTGGGTAATGTCAGCTGGAAATTCATGACGCAGTGATGCCATCGCAATTAATAGCTACAGAAACGGGTGCCATAAAGTAAGTATACTATTTAAGCAGATCAGAATCTGAGAATTAAGCTGATACTCATGTTAAATGAATTCAGATTTACTTCGTATCTAGTCGAAGGATATAGGTCATGTAAAAATTACACACTTGACTTTTTTTGGGCTGATGGTACCTTGCGGAAGACAATACTGGCAAATTAGAAAGGACCGATATTTATTTGTGGTATAGAGATTATGAAACAGAGTTGAAATTTATTCCGGACGAAAAGAAAATAACGTTCGTAGAATTTTATCACCACCATGAAAACAGTTATAACAGAAGTTGAAGTTAAGGATATACGCTTCCCAACCAGCCAGGGTTTGGATGGATCAGATGCGATGAATCCGGATCCAGATTATTCAGCGGCCTATCTCATTTTAAAGACAAATAAGGAGGTTGAAGGGCACGGTCTCACCTTTACCATTGGGCGGGGGAATAACCTGTGTGTTCAAGCGATTAAAGAGTTTGAGTCTCATGTTCTTGATAAACCATTTGAAAGTATCGTCAATGATCTCGGTTCCTTTTGGAAGCAGATGGCCCGGGATAGTCAACTGCGTTGGCTGGGTCCCGAAAAGGGAGTTATCCATTTAGCACTGGGAGCCTTTGTTAATGCTTTATGGGATTTGTATGCAAAGATAGAGGAGAAACCACTCTGGAAATTGCTGGCAGATATGTCTCCGGAGGAATTAGTGCGATGCATTGATTTTAGCTATATCACGGATGTCCTGAAGCCTGAAGAGGCATTAGAAATTTTACGGAAACAGGAAGGATCTAAAGCTGAACGAATTCAGAAATTGCAGAAGGATGGATATCCGGCCTATACGACTTCTGCCGGATGGTTAGGATATTCTGATGACAAGATACGACGACTCTGTCGGAAAGCAGTGGCAGAAGGATGGAGTAGTATTAAAATGAAAGTAGGCGGCAACTTAGAGGATGACCTGCGACGTGCTGCGATTATCCGGGAAGAAATCGGTCCCGATCGGCAACTTATGATGGATGCCAATCAAAAGTGGGATATTGATGAAGCGATCAAAAATATGGAAGCACTGTCTGAATTTGATCCCTGGTGGATAGAGGAACCCACCAGCCCCGATGATATCCTGGGGCACGCAACGATCGGAAAAGCAATAAATCCTATCAAAATAGCAACAGGAGAGCATTGCCAGAACCGAATTATATTTAAACAATTGATGCAGGCAGGCGCGCTGGATATTTGCCAGATCGACAGCTGTAGGGTAGGGGGCGTCAATGAGAATTTAGCGATTATGTTGATGGCTGCTAAATTTGATATTCCGGTTTGTCCCCATGCCGGAGGTGTGGGGCTTTGTGAGTATGTACAGCATCTTTCAATGATCGATTATATTGCCATTAGCGGCAGTCGGGAAGGACGGATGATTGAATATGTGGACCATCTACACGAACATTTTAAAGATCCGGTTAAAATAGAAAACGGACACTACGTGCTGCCCGAACAACCAGGATTTAGTATTGAAATAAAAAAGAAGAGTTTAAAGGAATATGCCTATCCCGATGGACCGGTATGGCAGGAAATTAGAAGTAAAACAATAGTATAAAAGAGGAGTTATATATGGAGATTCGATTTGATGATCAGACCGCAGTTATTACCGGTGGAGGAAGTGGAATAGGAGAGAAAATTAGTCATAAATTCGCAGAATCCGGTGCTCATGTTTGTATTCTGGATTATGATAAAGAGGCAGGGCAGTCGGTCTGTAAGGAACTGGAAAATAAAGGGTATGCCTGTAGCTTTTTTTACTGTGATGTAGCTGACCAACAGCAGGTGCAAAAGGTATTTGATGAAATTACGGGACAACTGGAAAAGGTAGATATCCTAATTAATAACGCTGGTATTGCCCATGTAGGAAATCTACAGGATACGACGGAAGAAGATTTTGACCGAATTTATGATGTCAATGTTAAAGGAGTCTATAACTGCATGTATGCTTCCATTGATCAGATGGTCGAACAGGGCGGAGGGGTAATCTTGAATATGGCATCGGTGGCCGCGACGGTGGGTATTGAAGATCGTTTTGCCTATTCTATGAGTAAAGGGGCAGTATTAACGATGACGCTTTCCGTTGCCAAAGATTTTATCAATGATAATATCCGATGCAATTGCATTTCACCGGCGCGGATTCATACGCCTTTTGTGGATGGCTTCCTGGAAGAGAACTATCCCGGAAAGGAAGATGAGATGTTTGAACAACTCTCCAGGACACAGCCTATCGGACGTATGGGAGAGCCCGATGAAGTAGCGGGACTTGTGCTCTACCTTTGCTCGGATCAGGCAGGTTTTATAACAGGGACGAACTATCCGATAGACGGCGGGTTTCTTAATTTAAATACCTAAGATTGCAGGGATTAGGTGAAATCATAAATCAAATAGGGATCTGAAAATGAAAATAATTAGTAAGCTTTGTTTAATTGCGGTAGTAGCATTTGGCATTATGCAATGCCAGCCAAAGGAGTCGGCTGAAGTGCAGCAAACGCTGACCGAGGAAGAAATTCTTAATGAGTCGGAGCAGGCGTTTAATGAGCGCATGGAGTGGTGGCGCGAGGCCAAGTTCGGGCTGTTTATCCACTGGGGACCTTATGCAGTTCCGGCCGGTGTGCATGATGGCCAGGAAATAGAGGGAATCGGAGAGTGGATTATGGATCGGGCTGAAATTCCGGTTTCAGAATATGAAGAATATGCCCGGCAGTTTAATCCCGAGCAATATGACGCTGAAGAGTGGGTGAAAATAGCCAAAGACGCCGGGATGAAATATATTATTATAACTTCCAAGCATCATGATGGCTTTGGGCTGTGGGATTCAGAAGTAAGCGATTATGACGCGGTTGATTTTGCGGCTATCGAGCAGGATCTGTTAGCTGATTTGAAGAAAGCCGCTGATAAACACGATATAAAGCTGGGGTTTTACTATTCCATAATGGATTGGCACCATCCCAATGCCCAGGCGCCTCACTACCCGGATTATAATACGGACGAAAAGAGTAATCCCAATTTTGATCAGTATGTTGAGAACTACATGAAGCCACAGCTTAAAGAGCTAGTGGAGAAATATGATCCCGCTGTGCTCTGGTTTGACGGCGAGTGGATTCCGGAATGGACCCACGAGCACGGGGTGGAGACCTATACCTGGCTGCGCCAAATGAAGCCGGATCTCATTATTAACAATCGGGTGGATGTCGGACGTCAGGGTATGCAGGGGATGAATGAAGAAGGTGGTGAGTTTGTCGGCGATTTTGGAACGCCTGAACAGGAGATCCTTGAAAGCACCAGGGAATTTGACTGGGAAGCATGCATGACGATGAACGACACCTGGGGATACAAGAAAAATGACGACAACTGGAAATCGGCTGAAACCCTTATCCATAATCTGGTGGATATCGCTTCCAAAGGCGGCAACTATTTGCTGAATGTCGGGCCCACAGCAGAGGGCCTAATTCCGCAGGCCAGCGTAGATCGTCTGGCGAAAATGGGGGACTGGATGGAGGTAAACAGTGAGGCCATCTATGAGACCGAACGATTGCAGCATAGTTTTAAAGAAGGAGAGAATATTCGTTATACCAAGCAAAAAGGAGATTCCGTTTTTTATGGAATCCTGCTGGAGCAACCCGGAGAAACAATTAGCTTCAGTGTCTTGCGCCCCGATGAAGGTTCCGAAGTGAAATTGTTGGGCTATGATGAACCTCTTAAATGGGAGTTTGGAGAAGATGAAGGATTGGCCTTACAAGTACCGGACGAAGTGAGAGAAAATACAGACTTTGGTCCTGCTTGGGTGTTCAAAGTCCAGGGAAGTGAGGTTGAAAGCTAGGTTTTGGAGGTATAGTATCCAAAATAGTGTAACCCAGCTTAATATGATAAGTGAAGAGAATAATTTTGGTATGATTACTTCTTTTTAGATGATTCCCTGATGATTAATTCTGGCGTTAAAATTGTTTTTTGAGAAGGTCTTTTAGCACTGGATGATTCTGTTGATCCTGAAATTTGATCAAGCAAGTGTTGGGCTGCTATTTTACCCATTTTGCGACTATGCTGTTCGATACTGGAAATAGTAGGCGTGACATAAGAGGTGAAAGCCTCGTTACTAAATCCCACTACTGCTACTTCTTCCGGAATATCTATATTGCTTTCCTGTAAAAACTGGATAGCTCCTAGGGCTGTATAGTCATTAGAGGCAAAAATAGCATTCGGCTTTTTTCTATTGTTAAGTAGTGTTAGAGTTAGCTTTCTACCACCCTCTAAACTCATATCACTTTCAACGACTAAATTTTCTTCATTTGGTATCCCATGATCTTCCAATGCTTGCTTATATCCCCGGTAACGCTCTTTATAGATATGAACACTAAGCTGTCCGGCAATATGAGCAATTCGGGTACACCCTTGATCAATCAGATGAGAAACCGCTTTATAAGCACCTTTGAAATCATCAATAGCTACTACATCTGAATCTATAGCATCATTGAACCGGTCAAACAGAACTAATGGTATATCTTGGTCGAGTATATCCTGATAGTGTCCAAATTCATGTGTTTCCATTGCATGGGAGGCGATAATTCCGTCAACCCTTGCTCTATACATAGTTTCAATATTACTTTTCTCGTCACTTGTATCATCATTAGATTGGAAGATGGTAATGTTATAGCCCTTCTTTTTTGCAACTTCTTCTATGCCCCTGATAGCTGAGGCAAAGAAATTTTCATCAGTATGGGGCACCATTACTCCTATAAGATTACTTCTCCCCTTGACAAGTGCTGTTGCAATATCATTTGGACGATAATTAAGTCTGCGCGCAACCTTGCTGACCTTTTTTATTGTAACATCGCTAATCTTCGGATGTTTTTTTAATGCCTTGGAAACGGTGGATACATCAATATTTAACTCATTGGCAATGTCGGTAAGGGTAACCCTCTTTTTCCCCATAAGTACTTTCGTGTAATTAAATAAACAAAATCTATGCGAAACAAATATAATGAATTCCTATTTATTTTGAATATTTTTTCAAACGTTTGATATAACTTTTAATACAATTTAAAATAGAAAATTGTACATAATTTTCGACAGTGTAGAAAATTATTTTGTAATAATAGGCTGGTTTATTATTCTATATATAATTCAAACGTTTGAAATTAGCAAATGGATGATTAGTGTAAACAGACTTGGCTTTGTTTCGAGTGGTTGGGTAGAGTCTGGTGGATGTGGTATTTAAAGTGTGGACTGCTGGGTAGTGATGAGCGGATTGAATGGGAGCTTACAGACCAAAATTTGGCACTGAAAACGCCTACGACCGCGCCCTATGCTAAAGCAGTTGTATTTAAAATCCATATGCAACAAACAGGACTAAGCGAAAATTAAGAGCGTTTTGGAACGAATTGGATTGCAATGCTGAATAGTTCAATGATTATATACTCTATTTGATGAAAATGTTGATGCATAAACTCAAAAAACTTTTAAAAATATTCAC
Coding sequences:
- a CDS encoding L-fuconate dehydratase; translation: MKTVITEVEVKDIRFPTSQGLDGSDAMNPDPDYSAAYLILKTNKEVEGHGLTFTIGRGNNLCVQAIKEFESHVLDKPFESIVNDLGSFWKQMARDSQLRWLGPEKGVIHLALGAFVNALWDLYAKIEEKPLWKLLADMSPEELVRCIDFSYITDVLKPEEALEILRKQEGSKAERIQKLQKDGYPAYTTSAGWLGYSDDKIRRLCRKAVAEGWSSIKMKVGGNLEDDLRRAAIIREEIGPDRQLMMDANQKWDIDEAIKNMEALSEFDPWWIEEPTSPDDILGHATIGKAINPIKIATGEHCQNRIIFKQLMQAGALDICQIDSCRVGGVNENLAIMLMAAKFDIPVCPHAGGVGLCEYVQHLSMIDYIAISGSREGRMIEYVDHLHEHFKDPVKIENGHYVLPEQPGFSIEIKKKSLKEYAYPDGPVWQEIRSKTIV
- a CDS encoding SDR family NAD(P)-dependent oxidoreductase; this translates as MEIRFDDQTAVITGGGSGIGEKISHKFAESGAHVCILDYDKEAGQSVCKELENKGYACSFFYCDVADQQQVQKVFDEITGQLEKVDILINNAGIAHVGNLQDTTEEDFDRIYDVNVKGVYNCMYASIDQMVEQGGGVILNMASVAATVGIEDRFAYSMSKGAVLTMTLSVAKDFINDNIRCNCISPARIHTPFVDGFLEENYPGKEDEMFEQLSRTQPIGRMGEPDEVAGLVLYLCSDQAGFITGTNYPIDGGFLNLNT
- a CDS encoding alpha-L-fucosidase produces the protein MKIISKLCLIAVVAFGIMQCQPKESAEVQQTLTEEEILNESEQAFNERMEWWREAKFGLFIHWGPYAVPAGVHDGQEIEGIGEWIMDRAEIPVSEYEEYARQFNPEQYDAEEWVKIAKDAGMKYIIITSKHHDGFGLWDSEVSDYDAVDFAAIEQDLLADLKKAADKHDIKLGFYYSIMDWHHPNAQAPHYPDYNTDEKSNPNFDQYVENYMKPQLKELVEKYDPAVLWFDGEWIPEWTHEHGVETYTWLRQMKPDLIINNRVDVGRQGMQGMNEEGGEFVGDFGTPEQEILESTREFDWEACMTMNDTWGYKKNDDNWKSAETLIHNLVDIASKGGNYLLNVGPTAEGLIPQASVDRLAKMGDWMEVNSEAIYETERLQHSFKEGENIRYTKQKGDSVFYGILLEQPGETISFSVLRPDEGSEVKLLGYDEPLKWEFGEDEGLALQVPDEVRENTDFGPAWVFKVQGSEVES
- a CDS encoding LacI family DNA-binding transcriptional regulator, whose amino-acid sequence is MGKKRVTLTDIANELNIDVSTVSKALKKHPKISDVTIKKVSKVARRLNYRPNDIATALVKGRSNLIGVMVPHTDENFFASAIRGIEEVAKKKGYNITIFQSNDDTSDEKSNIETMYRARVDGIIASHAMETHEFGHYQDILDQDIPLVLFDRFNDAIDSDVVAIDDFKGAYKAVSHLIDQGCTRIAHIAGQLSVHIYKERYRGYKQALEDHGIPNEENLVVESDMSLEGGRKLTLTLLNNRKKPNAIFASNDYTALGAIQFLQESNIDIPEEVAVVGFSNEAFTSYVTPTISSIEQHSRKMGKIAAQHLLDQISGSTESSSAKRPSQKTILTPELIIRESSKKK